Below is a genomic region from Microbacterium sp. KUDC0406.
AGGCCTCCGCGATGCCGTCCGATTGCACGAGTCCGTCGGCGACCAGCTGCGCGAGGTCGCGCGGATTCGTGCCGAGCCTCTTCGCCAGGCGCATCGCGATGTTCGATGCCCAGTCGCCGTGATCGCGGTTGCGCGGACGCTCCAGCACGATGTCGGATGCCGTGATGCCGGCGTCCTCCCCGGGTCGCAGCGCCGCCGCGATCGGTGTGATGACGGCGAGGATCTCCTGGGCGAGCGTTTCCGGGTTCATAGACCTCTCAGTCTACGTGCTGCACCCGCGCGTCATCGGGCACGTGCCGCGGCGACCGATGCCGCCAGCCGCGCGTGCCCCGGGGCATCGACCTCGACGCCTGCGTGCCGCAGGGCGAGCACGGCCGACCCCAGCACACCGTCGGCCGAGGGGATCACGCGCACGCCGGCGTCCAGGGCGGCCACCCGATCCGCGAACACCTCGGCGAGCGGACCGGGCTGGGCCAGCACGCTGCCGCCCACGACCAGCGGCCCCGTGCCCTGATACGCCGCGGCGAACGAGTGTGCGAGGAGCTCACCCGCCTCGATCAGGATGCCCCGTGCGATCGGATCGTCCGATGCGGTGAACACCAGTGGGGCGAGCCGTGCGAGCTCCACCGGCCGGCCGCGGTAGATCTGGCGGATGAGCGCCTCCAGCAGCACCGGACGCCCGTATCCGAGCGACGGCGCCGGTTCGATGTCGAGAGCCTCGAGCACCGCCGACGTGAGCGCGGTCGGCTCACCGCGTCCGTCGAGATCCTCCACCGCTGCCAGCGCTGCGCGATGCCCGAGCCAGAATCCGCTGCCGCGATCGCCGAGCAGCCAGCCCAGGCCGTCGACGGTGCCCACGAGCCGTCCGGCCTGTGCCCGGATCACCGACGCCCCCGTTCCGGAGACGATCGCGTATCCGTCGGGTTCGGCGGTGCCGGAGAAGTACAGCGCGAGCAGATCGGACTCGAAGACCAGCTCGCTGACGAATCCCGCGCGCTGCAGCGCCTGCAGCAGCCAGTGCTCCTCACCGCTCGCGCCATGACCGGCCGCCGCCGCGACGATCAGTCCGACGTCACCGGCATCGCGCCCGGCGGCACGGAGCGCCTGCGACACCGCGTCCACGACGTTGTCCCCGGCGAGCTGCTCCCCGGCGGACGTCGGATTGCCGCTGCCCGACTTCCCGTATCCGAGGCACTCGCCCTCCCTGGTGAGGAGCGTGGCCCTGGAGGACGTGCCTCCGGCGTCGATGCCGACGATCAGCCGGTCGCGATCGGATTGTGACGTGATCATCGTTGACCTTTGAACGGAATGAGAATAGATTTCGGAAAGACGCTTACCAAACGTATGCGGTTTTCACTGGAGGCAATGGTGCCACGGACCACCCCGACCGGCAAGGATGTCAGCATCGCGCGCCGGATCGACGCCGGACGCTGGCGCATGCCGGCCGCCATGGCCAGGGTCGCGGACGTCGTGGACCAGCATCCTTCCGCGCCGCTCGAGTGGACGATCAGTGAACTCGCGGCGCGCGCGCACACGTCCGCGGCGACGGTCACCAGGTTCTGCCGCCTGATCGGATTCGACGGCTACACCGAGCTCCGCGTCCGCGTCGCCTCCGAGATCGGTCGGGCGAGCGCGACCGAAGAGACCCCCCGCCGCGCGCGTCGGGTCCTGGGAGAGAACGATCCGCCCGACGTGCTCATGCAGACCCTCCTCGAGACGCACGGTCGCGCCATCCAGGCGACCGCCGACCGGATCGACCTGTCGGCCGTGGAACGCGCGGCGAAGGCGATCTCCAGCTGCGATCATCTGGACATCTACGCCGTCGGCTCCAGCGGGACGATGGCCGCCTTCCTCCGCGATCGCCTCTACCGGATCGGCGTGAACGCCCACCTCTGGACTTCCGCGCACGACGGCCTCACCTCTGCCGCGCTGCTCGACAGCACCAGCGCCGCCATCGGCATCTCCACGACCGGCAGCACTATCGACACCGTCCAGATGCTCTCGCGTGCCGCCGCATCGGGAGCCTTCGCCGTGGCGATCACGCAGGACGCCCATTCCGCGCTGGCCGATGCGGCGGACGAAGTGATCACGACCGCCGCCCAGGCACCCGACGTCCGGCCCGACGACCTGTCGGCACCGCATGCGCAGCTCTTCGCCATCGATCTGCTCTACTTCGTGGTCGCGCAGCAGGACTTCGCCGCATCGAGGGCTCGGCTCGAAGACACCGCGCGAGCGGTCGCCGGGCTGCGGCGTCCGCGATGGCGCTCCACGGCACACCTGCCCCGAGGAATCCAGGAGATCCGATGACAGCCACTCCCGCCGACCTGCTGCGCGAGGCCACCACGCGCCTGCAGAGCATCACCGCACTCGCCGAGAGCGGCGGCCTGGACGGCGCCGTCTCGCTGCTCACCCGCGCCCTCGAGGACGGCGGGGTGATCCACGCCTTCGGCACCGGGCACTCCGAGGCCTTCGCGATGGAGATCGCGGGGCGCGCGGGCGGACTGATCCCGACCAACAGGATCGCGCTGCGGGACCTCGTGCTGCACGGCGACAGGGAAGCGGACATCCTCACCGCCGCGCTCGAGCGCGAGCCGTGGCTCGTGGACGAGCTCATGTCGCTCACTCCGGTCGGCGAGCACGACGTCTTCGTGATCGCCTCGAACTCCGGAGTGAACGGCTCGATCGTCGGCGTCGCGCTCTGGGCGAAGGAGCACGGACACCCGGTCATCGCCGTCACCAGCCTGGACCACACCGCGAAGGTCGAGCCGAAGCATCCGAGCGGGAAGCGCCTCAGCGAGGTGGCCGACGTGGTGATCGACAATCTCGCCCCGTACGGCGACTCCACGCTCGAGGTGACCGAGGGCATCGGCGCCGGCGCGATCTCGTCGATCACGGCGGCCTTCATCGCACAGCTGCTGACCCTCGGGGTCGCCCGTCAGATCGCCCAGACCGGCCAGAAGCCACCCATGTACATCTCTGCGAACATCCCGGGAGGAGACGAACACAACCACGTGCTAGAAGAGCTCTACGCGGGGCGCATCCGACGCGGCGGCTGACGCCGCAGGATCGTTATCCAACGAGAGCCCCGATACGAATACCCTGGGCCGCAAGGCCACCACAACCACATATCCCATACACCAGGGAAGGTAGTCACAAGATGGAAATCGAGAACACCTCCATCAGCCGCAGGAACCTCCTGCGCGGAGCCATCGCCACGGCGGCACTGGTGCCGTTCGGCATGACGCTCGCCTCGTGCGCAGCACCCGGCGGCAGCACCGGCGGCGGCGAGAAGGGCGAGGTCACTGCGGACAACCCCTTCGGCGTCGCGGCCAACTCCAAGGTCGACGCGGTCATCTTCGACGGCGGCTACGGCGTGGACTACGTCGAGAACGCGGCGAAGATCATGGAGGGCAACAAGAACCTCGACGGCGTGACCGTCAAGGTCTCGTCGTCCACCAAGATCGCGCAGGAGCTGCAGCCCCGCTTCGTCGGAGGCAACCCGCCGGACCTGATCGACAACTCCGGCGCGAACTCGATCGGGTGGAACACCATCCTCGACCAGCTCGAGGAGCTCGACGAGGTGCTCGACTCCGAGAATCTCGAGGGCACGAAGATCAGCGACACGCTGTTCGGCGGGGTCAAGGACCCCGGCACGTTCGATGGCAAGTTCGTCGCGCTGAACTACGTCATGACGGTCTACGGTCTGTGGTACTCCGACAGCCTGTTCCAGGCCAACGGCTTCACCGTGCCGAAGACCTGGGAGGACCTGCCCGCGCTGGGCGCGGCCGCCAAGGCGAAGGACAAGTACCTGTTCCTGTGGGGCAAGGAGGCGGCGACGTACTACCAGACCCTGGTCATCGACTCCGCCATCATCCAGTCCGGCGACGATGTGCGCCTGCCGCTGGAGAACCTCGACCCGAAGGCCTGGTCGCACCCGTCGCTGCAGGGCATCCTCACGATCCTGTACGACCTGATCAAGTCGGGCTACATGAAGCCGGGTGGTGCGGGAACCCAGTTCACGCAGGCCCAGTCGCAGTGGAGCCTCGACCAGGCCGCGCTGCTGTACCCCTCGGGTTCGTGGATCGAGAACGAGATGAAGAAGCAGACGGCGCCCGACTTCAAGATGATGGGCATCGCCGAGCTTCCGCTGGACGGCAGCCAGACCACCCCGGCGGGCACCGCGCGCGCCGAGGC
It encodes:
- the ngcE gene encoding N-acetylglucosamine/diacetylchitobiose ABC transporter substrate-binding protein — translated: MEIENTSISRRNLLRGAIATAALVPFGMTLASCAAPGGSTGGGEKGEVTADNPFGVAANSKVDAVIFDGGYGVDYVENAAKIMEGNKNLDGVTVKVSSSTKIAQELQPRFVGGNPPDLIDNSGANSIGWNTILDQLEELDEVLDSENLEGTKISDTLFGGVKDPGTFDGKFVALNYVMTVYGLWYSDSLFQANGFTVPKTWEDLPALGAAAKAKDKYLFLWGKEAATYYQTLVIDSAIIQSGDDVRLPLENLDPKAWSHPSLQGILTILYDLIKSGYMKPGGAGTQFTQAQSQWSLDQAALLYPSGSWIENEMKKQTAPDFKMMGIAELPLDGSQTTPAGTARAEAGEPFIVPTKAKNPAGGKELLRTMLSKENATWFAKNKLAPTIVKGTVPDDGFGSTALVSQSKILEAAGDNVFTFKSTNLYGMNSDQLPIWNSFLAGGMTVAEITKQLQALVDKVANDDSVTKIEIK
- a CDS encoding sugar isomerase domain-containing protein, which encodes MTATPADLLREATTRLQSITALAESGGLDGAVSLLTRALEDGGVIHAFGTGHSEAFAMEIAGRAGGLIPTNRIALRDLVLHGDREADILTAALEREPWLVDELMSLTPVGEHDVFVIASNSGVNGSIVGVALWAKEHGHPVIAVTSLDHTAKVEPKHPSGKRLSEVADVVIDNLAPYGDSTLEVTEGIGAGAISSITAAFIAQLLTLGVARQIAQTGQKPPMYISANIPGGDEHNHVLEELYAGRIRRGG
- a CDS encoding N-acetylglucosamine kinase, which produces MITSQSDRDRLIVGIDAGGTSSRATLLTREGECLGYGKSGSGNPTSAGEQLAGDNVVDAVSQALRAAGRDAGDVGLIVAAAAGHGASGEEHWLLQALQRAGFVSELVFESDLLALYFSGTAEPDGYAIVSGTGASVIRAQAGRLVGTVDGLGWLLGDRGSGFWLGHRAALAAVEDLDGRGEPTALTSAVLEALDIEPAPSLGYGRPVLLEALIRQIYRGRPVELARLAPLVFTASDDPIARGILIEAGELLAHSFAAAYQGTGPLVVGGSVLAQPGPLAEVFADRVAALDAGVRVIPSADGVLGSAVLALRHAGVEVDAPGHARLAASVAAARAR
- a CDS encoding MurR/RpiR family transcriptional regulator gives rise to the protein MRIDFGKTLTKRMRFSLEAMVPRTTPTGKDVSIARRIDAGRWRMPAAMARVADVVDQHPSAPLEWTISELAARAHTSAATVTRFCRLIGFDGYTELRVRVASEIGRASATEETPRRARRVLGENDPPDVLMQTLLETHGRAIQATADRIDLSAVERAAKAISSCDHLDIYAVGSSGTMAAFLRDRLYRIGVNAHLWTSAHDGLTSAALLDSTSAAIGISTTGSTIDTVQMLSRAAASGAFAVAITQDAHSALADAADEVITTAAQAPDVRPDDLSAPHAQLFAIDLLYFVVAQQDFAASRARLEDTARAVAGLRRPRWRSTAHLPRGIQEIR